A stretch of Kryptolebias marmoratus isolate JLee-2015 linkage group LG24, ASM164957v2, whole genome shotgun sequence DNA encodes these proteins:
- the abl2 gene encoding tyrosine-protein kinase ABL2 isoform X3 has protein sequence MLLRCLQASSSFEDEWAGRSGLQLRTGFRQETQPGQTEVLTEAVRWSSKENLLGAAESDPNLFVALYDFVASGDNTLSITKGEKLRVLGYNQNGEWSEVRSKNGQGWVPSNYITPVNSLEKHSWYHGPVSRSAAEYLLSSLINGSFLVRESESSPGQLSISLRYEGRVYHYRINTATDGKVYVTSESRFATLAELVHHHSTVPDGLVTTLHYPAPKCNKPTVYGVSPIHDKWEMERTDITMKHKLGGGQYGEVYVGVWKKYNLTVAVKTLKEDTMEVEEFLKEAAVMKEIKHPNLVQLLGVCTLEPPFYIVTEYMPHGNLLDYLRDCEKAEVNAVVLLYMATQISSAMEYLEKKNFIHRDLAARNCLVGENHVVKVADFGLSRLMTGDTYTAHAGAKFPIKWTAPESLAYNTFSIKSDVWAFGVLLWEIATYGMSPYPGIDLSQVYDLLEKGYRMEQPEGCPPKVYELMRACWQWSPLDRPSFAEIHQAFETMFHDSSISEEVAEELCKTSSGHCGSMHSFSHDTPLLPSKSRPLPKHTENKENIEGGMDGHADHGAHSHSGWASTIFGGDGRSGSSPALPRKQQSRDKSPSSLLEDSQDIGTFTRDRKTGFFSSFMRKKSSSSSSSSQLQQNLPTPPKRSSSFREMETQPHKKYEPTADFSAPPPLPQSDSLGGFSASASPSHSHGEPTQAQSRCCGAAFGQKPSGGVLGSQMPSGSSWSGLAGFFTPRLIKKTLGLRTGKTASSEEGGGGVVGGPKPFPRSNSTSSMSSGLPDLERMALTLPRNRSAKPPLERTASTTSQPENGTTRPSESLLRRMDEGTAQIRERPKAKLLPRSAAVGLRAPGVGGEVGESDGLSRVKEAREEGGGLDRQQSWSSPSKNSSLSSASAGAPTHNHKVPVLISPTLKHSPADVHLVGLDSQGNRFKLLSEHQGERDRPRLVKPKCAPPPPPTLRSLQQSYSGNGEEPVSASPVEINGDTLKGQRSGRTSGGATTGRPSVPPPQVPPASSSSFSSSCPASTNTTPTKMANGATPTASSHTAPSAGSKVALRRTRQQVERVPLERVSREALLECAEGLSSVLYATSESPSSSQVLDAGHQLLDYCSGYVDCIPQMRNKFAFREVVGKLELSLQELRASSSGGGGLSGVGSNTVLENLHNCIKEISDVVQR, from the exons ATGCTTTTGAGGTGCTTGCAGGCGAGCAGTAGCTTTGAAGATGAATGGGCAGGTCGGAGCGGCCTTCAGCTCCGTACAGGGTTCAGGCAGGAGACGCAGCCTGGACAGACAG AAGTTCTGACAGAGGCAGTGCGTTGGAGCTCGAAGGAGAACCTGCTGGGGGCGGCTGAGAGTGACCCCAACCTCTTTGTTGCACTTTATGACTTTGTCGCAAGTGGAGACAACACGCTCAGCATCACCAAAG GTGAGAAGCTGCGTGTGCTGGGCTACAACCAGAATGGGGAGTGGAGTGAAGTGCGGTCTAAGAACGGTCAGGGTTGGGTCCCCTCCAACTACATCACACCTGTAAACAGCCTGGAGAAGCACAGCTGGTACCATGGGCCCGTGTCCCGCAGCGCTGCAGAGTACCTGCTGTCCTCCCTCATCAATGGCAGTTTTCTGGTCAGGGAAAGTGAAAGCAGCCCCGGGCAGCTGTCCATATCTCTGCGCTATGAGGGCAGAGTGTACCACTACAGGATCAACACAGCCACTGATGGAAAG GTGTATGTGACATCCGAAAGCCGATTTGCTACCCTTGCTGAGCTGGTCCACCACCACTCCACTGTACCCGATGGCCTGGTCACCACGCTACACTATCCCGCGCCCAAATGTAACAAGCCCACTGTGTACGGTGTGTCGCCCATCCACGACAAATGGGAGATGGAACGCACAGATATCACCATGAAGCACAAGCTAGGAGGAGGCCAGTATGGGGAGGTGTATGTTGGCGTTTGGAAGAAGTACAACCTGACGGTGGCTGTCAAAACACTCAAG GAGGACACTATGGAAGTTGAAGAGTTTCTGAAAGAGGCAGCTGTTATGAAAGAGATAAAACACCCAAACCTCGTTCAGCTTCTTG GCGTGTGTACATTGGAGCCTCCTTTCTACATTGTGACAGAGTACATGCCACATGGCAACCTGCTGGATTACTTGAGAGATTGTGAAAAGGCGGAGGTGAACGCCGTGGTGCTGCTCTACATGGCCACACAGATCTCTTCTGCcatggagtacctggagaagaAAAACTTCATACACAG GGATCTTGCTGCGAGAAATTGCCTGGTCGGAGAAAATCATGTCGTGAAAGTAGCAGACTTTGGTCTGAGCAGGCTGATGACCGGTGACACTTACACTGCTCACGCTGGAGCCAAGTTCCCCATCAAATGGACTGCACCAGAGAGCCTTGCATACAACACCTTCTCCATCAAGTCGGATGTCTGGG CTTTTGGGGTTCTGCTCTGGGAAATTGCCACCTACGGGATGTCTCCGTACCCGGGCATTGATTTGTCTCAGGTCTACGATCTTCTGGAGAAAGGCTATCGCATGGAGCAGCCGGAGGGATGCCCACCCAAAGTTTATGAACTCATGAGGGCAT GCTGGCAGTGGAGCCCTTTAGATCGGCCTTCGTTTGCAGAGATACACCAAGCCTTTGAGACGATGTTTCATGATTCCAGCATTTCTGAAG AGGTTGCGGAAGAGCTCTGTAAAACCTCTTCTGGTCACTGCGGATCAATGCACTCTTTCAGTCACGACACACCCCTGTTGCCCTCCAAATCCCGCCCACTCCCCaagcacacagaaaacaaggaaaacattgAGGGTGGAATGGACGGGCATGCCGACCACGGCGCACACAGTCACTCAG GCTGGGCTTCCACTATTTTCGGGGGAGATGGCCGTTCAGGCAGCTCCCCGGCTCTGCCCCGAAAACAGCAGTCGAGGGATAAATCTCCCAGCAGCCTTTTGGAGGACTCACAAGATATTGGCACATTTACGCGAGACCGCAAGACTggcttcttcagctccttcatGAGGAAGAAATCGTCGTCCTCTTCGTCATCTTCCCAACTCCAACAGAACCTCCCAACGCCACCCAAGAGGAGCAGCTCCTTCCGGGAGATGGAGACGCAGCCTCACAAGAAATACGAACCCACAGCTGATTTCAGCGCGCCGCCTCCGCTGCCCCAGTCAGACAGTTTAGGGGGCTTTTCCGCGTCTGCCTCGCCCTCTCACTCTCACGGGGAGCCCACCCAGGCCCAGTCTCGCTGCTGCGGCGCTGCTTTTGGACAAAAGCCTTCAGGCGGGGTTCTTGGATCTCAAATGCCGAGCGGCAGCAGCTGGAGTGGACTAGCTGGGTTTTTCACTCCGAGACTCATCAAAAAAACCCTGGGGCTACGGACCGGAAAGACCGCCTCCTCAGAAGAGGGTGGTGGCGGTGTAGTTGGAGGACCAAAACCTTTTCCCAGGTCCAATTCTACCTCCTCAATGTCATCTGGGTTACCAGACTTGGAGCGCATGGCTCTGACTTTACCTAGAAACCGCAGTGCTAAACCCCCTCTGGAAAGAACTGCCTCCACCACTTCTCAGCCAGAGAATGGGACCACACGACCCTCCGAATCTTTGTTGAGGAGGATGGATGAGGGTACTGCACAGATCAGGGAACGGCCAAAAGCTAAGCTGCTACCCCGAAGTGCTGCTGTAGGGTTGAGGGCCCCAGGAGTTGGAGGGGAGGTGGGAGAATCGGACGGTCTGTCTCGGGTCAAAGAAGCCCGGGAGGAGGGTGGAGGGCTGGACAGGCAGCAGAGCTGGTCGTCTCCCTCAAAGAACTCGAGTCTGTCGTCGGCCTCGGCAGGAGCGCCAACTCATAACCACAAAGTTCCAGTCCTGATCTCCCCCACGCTGAAGCATAGCCCAGCTGACGTGCACTTGGTCGGACTGGACTCTCAGGGGAACCGCTTTAAACTGCTGTCCGAGCACCAAGGAGAGCGGGACAGGCCTCGCCTCGTCAAGCCCAAGTGtgcccctccaccccctcccaCTCTGCGCAGTCTGCAACAGTCCTACAGCGGTAACGGCGAGGAGCCCGTCAGCGCGTCGCCTGTAGAAATAAATGGGGACACGTtgaaaggtcagaggtcggGGCGAACGTCAGGTGGAGCGACGACAGGTAGACCGTCAGTGCCACCACCACAAGTGCCTCCTGCGTCTTCCTCCtcgttttcctcctcctgtcccgCCAGCACCAACACAACTCCCACCAAAATGGCCAACGGAGCCACCCCCACTGCCTCCTCGCACACCGCACCGTCCGCCGGCTCCAAAGTGGCGCTGCGGCGGACCCGGCAGCAGG